The proteins below are encoded in one region of Megasphaera vaginalis (ex Bordigoni et al. 2020):
- a CDS encoding YadA-like family protein, with the protein MNGLGGTYGGNIAIGKGNIAGIHIVKNAIKNGGIFTGEYEYVQEQVGMDNPDGSLVLVAKRNTANPGKIGYSTALGFATAASATGAVSLGHYTIADGADSLAGGTESVAAGENSISFGNATKAWGNNSHALGQESVAKGEASNAFGRNALAIGTYSTAMGAWTEARGWGSTALGSSSIADGAYSLAAGRKSQAVAENSMALSGGIVEEGAINSAAIGKNARSIIADTVALGSNSVADRGAGEKLGYDPISKAAFASDAVIATALGKAAELSDINTRIAPKQTTYDQAAAIFNTADTTFTVAEKMVQAADAAYKTAQVDYDLNPTAENKQIMDNAQLALGQAYENSHYMEAYLARRNAAIAKNQAWNDLNPLLREKNALLAPFKSVAGAISVGTSGYTRQIIGVAAGSEDTDAVNVAQLKQLGKKYDIQLGQGFTIQAGATGTKQKIALDGTAAPTLTFDTAEAGKGLTVSRTGNTIQYGIDGTMIDLSGNSSITNVIDKLGQGFKLKSGTTETAVALDGTETPTVEFASDDNLSVKLEDKKVTYGLNKVGITTTLGDTFAKVDASNLTDENVTSWKEKLGITGAQSGTAASWMIADKNGTVTTIAKDGQVKFVDGKNTTVEVTKDADGKATVKVHMSDDVTFGKAGADGKDGHIGVNGKDGVSGVGIDGKDGISVNGKDGTPGVTIFGKDGVDGVNGAEGHIGLNGKDGLTDIRTGSGAAGVDGKNGETATRIVYKDPKGIEHQASTLDDGMKFNGDDGKVIAKKLNEQLAIRGGAKGALTTGNIGVTAKDGSLQIALAKELTGLASVTSQTVAASEKLVIGTGKAATTIRSATVTKGDGTTGTALDLGGARLTNVAAGTAATDAVTKGQVDALLGGVSSGIAGVEKRMNKTGAGAAALAALHPQDFDSDDKLAIAAGYGHYGNANALAVGAFYRPNNTTMVSVGGSFGGGENMLNVGVTMKVGKSNPYAGYSKAELVQTITSQNRRIEEIGKENRQLKEQMDEVMKQLAALQQK; encoded by the coding sequence GTGAATGGTCTGGGAGGAACGTATGGCGGAAATATTGCTATCGGAAAGGGGAATATTGCAGGAATCCATATCGTAAAAAACGCGATTAAAAATGGAGGTATTTTTACTGGTGAATATGAGTACGTGCAGGAACAGGTGGGGATGGATAATCCTGACGGAAGCCTTGTACTTGTGGCAAAAAGAAATACAGCTAATCCGGGAAAAATAGGGTATTCAACGGCACTGGGCTTTGCCACTGCCGCTTCTGCAACCGGAGCGGTGTCATTGGGACATTATACGATTGCTGATGGAGCGGATTCTTTAGCTGGCGGTACAGAGTCTGTTGCGGCAGGGGAAAATTCCATATCCTTTGGTAACGCGACCAAAGCATGGGGAAATAATTCGCATGCTCTCGGCCAAGAAAGTGTAGCCAAAGGGGAGGCTTCAAATGCGTTTGGTCGTAATGCATTGGCAATCGGAACATATTCTACGGCCATGGGTGCTTGGACAGAAGCCCGCGGATGGGGAAGTACGGCATTAGGATCGAGCAGCATTGCTGATGGAGCGTACTCCTTGGCAGCCGGCAGAAAGTCTCAGGCTGTTGCAGAAAATTCGATGGCCTTGAGTGGAGGGATTGTAGAAGAAGGAGCAATAAATTCGGCGGCTATTGGAAAGAATGCGAGGTCGATCATTGCAGACACCGTAGCATTGGGAAGTAATTCTGTGGCAGATCGTGGGGCAGGAGAAAAATTAGGATATGACCCGATCAGTAAAGCTGCTTTTGCCAGTGATGCAGTCATTGCGACTGCTTTGGGAAAAGCAGCGGAGCTGTCTGATATAAATACCCGTATAGCGCCTAAGCAAACGACTTATGATCAGGCTGCAGCCATTTTTAATACGGCAGATACCACTTTTACTGTTGCTGAAAAGATGGTTCAAGCTGCCGATGCGGCTTATAAAACTGCCCAAGTTGATTATGACTTGAATCCTACGGCTGAAAATAAACAGATAATGGACAATGCACAGCTGGCTCTTGGTCAGGCGTATGAGAATTCTCATTATATGGAAGCGTATCTTGCACGAAGAAACGCTGCTATTGCCAAAAATCAGGCCTGGAATGACTTGAATCCTCTTTTGCGGGAAAAGAATGCTTTGTTGGCGCCATTTAAATCGGTGGCCGGAGCCATTTCTGTGGGAACCAGCGGATATACCCGCCAGATTATCGGCGTGGCGGCCGGCAGTGAAGATACGGACGCCGTCAATGTGGCGCAGCTGAAGCAGTTAGGGAAGAAATATGATATACAGCTGGGGCAGGGATTCACCATACAGGCAGGTGCGACGGGTACGAAACAGAAGATTGCCCTTGACGGTACGGCCGCTCCTACACTTACTTTTGATACGGCAGAAGCAGGCAAGGGGCTTACGGTGTCGCGTACGGGCAATACGATTCAATACGGTATTGACGGTACGATGATTGATTTATCTGGCAATAGCAGTATTACGAATGTCATCGATAAACTGGGCCAGGGGTTCAAACTAAAGAGCGGAACTACGGAAACAGCGGTGGCTCTTGACGGAACGGAAACGCCGACTGTAGAATTTGCGTCGGACGACAACCTTTCCGTCAAGTTGGAAGACAAGAAGGTGACGTATGGATTAAATAAGGTCGGTATCACAACGACCTTGGGCGATACTTTTGCGAAAGTGGATGCCAGCAATCTGACAGATGAAAATGTGACCAGCTGGAAGGAAAAACTGGGGATTACCGGCGCACAGTCAGGCACTGCCGCCTCCTGGATGATTGCCGATAAAAACGGTACAGTGACGACGATTGCCAAAGATGGACAGGTGAAATTCGTCGACGGCAAGAACACGACCGTTGAAGTTACAAAAGATGCCGACGGCAAAGCCACTGTCAAAGTCCATATGAGCGATGACGTTACGTTCGGGAAAGCAGGCGCAGACGGCAAAGACGGTCATATCGGCGTGAACGGCAAGGACGGTGTGTCCGGCGTCGGCATTGACGGCAAAGACGGCATCTCCGTTAACGGTAAGGACGGCACACCGGGCGTAACAATTTTCGGCAAAGACGGCGTCGACGGTGTGAACGGAGCCGAAGGGCATATCGGCTTGAACGGCAAAGACGGCCTGACGGATATCCGGACGGGATCGGGCGCCGCCGGTGTTGACGGTAAGAACGGCGAAACGGCGACCCGCATCGTTTACAAGGACCCGAAAGGCATTGAGCATCAGGCGTCCACTCTTGACGACGGCATGAAATTCAACGGTGACGACGGCAAGGTAATCGCTAAGAAACTGAACGAGCAGCTGGCTATCCGCGGCGGTGCGAAAGGGGCGCTGACGACGGGAAATATCGGCGTTACGGCAAAAGACGGCAGCTTGCAAATCGCTTTGGCGAAAGAGCTGACAGGACTGGCATCGGTTACGTCGCAGACCGTGGCGGCGTCGGAAAAACTGGTTATCGGCACGGGTAAAGCGGCGACGACGATCCGTTCGGCGACGGTTACGAAAGGCGACGGCACGACCGGCACGGCCCTTGATCTCGGCGGCGCGCGGCTTACGAACGTGGCTGCCGGCACGGCGGCTACCGATGCCGTAACGAAGGGGCAGGTAGATGCTCTCCTCGGCGGCGTCAGCTCGGGCATTGCCGGCGTGGAAAAGCGCATGAATAAGACCGGCGCCGGAGCGGCAGCGTTGGCGGCGCTGCATCCGCAGGATTTTGATTCTGACGACAAGCTGGCTATTGCCGCCGGTTACGGGCATTACGGAAACGCCAATGCCCTGGCGGTCGGCGCCTTCTATCGGCCGAATAATACGACGATGGTTTCTGTCGGCGGCAGTTTCGGCGGCGGTGAAAATATGCTTAATGTCGGTGTCACCATGAAGGTCGGCAAGAGCAATCCCTATGCAGGGTATTCGAAGGCCGAACTGGTACAGACCATCACAAGTCAGAACCGGCGAATTGAAGAAATCGGCAAAGAAAACCGGCAGTTGAAGGAACAGATGGATGAAGTGATGAAACAATTGGCCGCCTTGCAGCAAAAATAA
- a CDS encoding sensor histidine kinase, with the protein MWQKIKRGEWRKTRISLPISTKMVLLYSSIVSFILLLVAIITVTGIHLFINESARSSLYASAEATEAYLNAYGRMDPSVLTHANLQPFVKLQIYDQSGKLLLDNGPAHLMRNLSDRYIDDTITGDGSPPLPSVVQNQDAKRFIYYQTWQNPQGQTFYLRFERDMTKENEFLELLSEYLVVSILICIALTTISGTYLMKQALAPIERIKETLKGIEVPQLGKRISLSGRQNELSSLAVTINQALDRIEAGYNRQQRFINDASHELRTPLTVIMGYIDLLDRWGKNDPAIVNESIDAIKSETDYMRQLIERLLFFARSSNGTLQEHFEKIDSAELLKDLYEKLLPVADGRRIILGENESAPIYADPASVKQMLRIFTDNALKYTDPGNTVTLSCRVVKSTVSFSVRDTGIGIPEKDIPHVFDRFYRVDTSWTKDTGGSGLGLSIARYIARNNNAALKLDSKLGEGTVVTAIFPVYEKDLSPAGGVSPAGNERS; encoded by the coding sequence ATGTGGCAAAAGATTAAACGCGGCGAATGGAGAAAAACACGGATCTCGCTGCCGATATCCACGAAGATGGTGCTTCTCTATTCTTCCATCGTCAGCTTTATTCTCCTCCTCGTCGCCATCATCACCGTAACGGGCATCCATCTTTTTATTAACGAATCGGCGCGCAGCTCACTTTATGCCAGCGCCGAAGCAACCGAAGCCTACCTGAACGCATACGGCAGAATGGATCCGTCCGTTTTGACGCACGCCAACTTGCAGCCCTTCGTCAAACTCCAGATCTACGATCAATCCGGCAAGCTGCTCTTGGACAATGGGCCGGCCCATTTGATGCGCAACCTGAGCGATCGCTACATTGACGACACCATTACCGGCGACGGCTCTCCTCCCCTGCCCTCGGTCGTGCAAAATCAGGACGCAAAACGATTCATCTACTACCAGACCTGGCAAAATCCGCAAGGCCAAACCTTTTATCTGCGTTTCGAACGAGATATGACGAAGGAAAATGAATTTCTCGAACTCCTGTCCGAATATCTCGTCGTCTCCATTCTCATCTGCATCGCCTTGACGACCATCTCCGGCACGTATCTGATGAAACAGGCCCTGGCCCCCATCGAGCGCATCAAGGAGACGCTGAAAGGAATTGAAGTGCCGCAACTGGGAAAACGCATTTCTCTTTCAGGCAGACAAAATGAGTTGAGCAGTCTCGCCGTGACGATCAACCAGGCCCTGGACCGGATCGAGGCCGGCTACAACCGTCAGCAGCGCTTCATCAACGACGCCTCGCACGAACTGCGGACACCGCTGACCGTGATCATGGGCTACATTGATCTCCTCGACCGCTGGGGCAAAAACGATCCGGCAATCGTAAACGAGAGCATTGACGCCATCAAGTCGGAAACCGATTATATGCGGCAGCTTATCGAACGACTGCTCTTCTTCGCCCGCTCCAGCAACGGCACCTTGCAGGAACACTTCGAGAAAATTGATTCGGCGGAACTCCTCAAAGACCTGTATGAAAAGCTCCTGCCCGTCGCCGACGGCCGCCGTATCATATTGGGAGAAAATGAATCCGCCCCCATTTACGCCGATCCGGCCAGCGTCAAACAGATGCTGCGCATCTTCACCGACAACGCGCTGAAATACACGGACCCCGGCAACACCGTCACCCTTTCCTGCCGGGTCGTAAAGAGCACGGTCAGCTTCAGCGTCCGCGACACGGGCATTGGGATCCCGGAAAAAGATATTCCCCACGTCTTCGACCGCTTCTACCGTGTCGACACATCGTGGACAAAGGACACGGGCGGCTCCGGCCTCGGTCTTTCCATTGCCCGTTACATCGCCCGGAACAATAATGCGGCCCTCAAACTGGACAGCAAGCTCGGCGAGGGAACCGTCGTCACGGCGATCTTCCCCGTCTATGAAAAGGACCTGTCCCCGGCCGGCGGCGTTTCGCCGGCCGGCAACGAGCGGTCCTAA
- a CDS encoding response regulator transcription factor — protein MFGRTHILVVEDERHIARFIQMELEHEGYECTIEYNGSAALDRLGREEFDLMLLDILLPDIDGMTICKQSRENTDMPIMMLSAKDDIETKVACLDLGANDYLTKPFNSQELFARIRVLLRERGNGSPAENTLHLKDMKLFLDRHEVQLDDTRILLTKKEFELLSYLIRNKNIVLTRERILEEVWGYEYIGDTNVVDVYIRYIRGKLGKERAKKYIYTIRGVGYVAKD, from the coding sequence ATGTTTGGAAGAACCCACATTCTGGTCGTTGAAGACGAACGGCATATCGCCCGTTTTATTCAAATGGAACTGGAACATGAAGGGTATGAATGTACCATCGAATACAACGGCTCCGCCGCATTGGACAGACTGGGCCGTGAAGAGTTTGATCTGATGCTGCTCGACATCCTGCTGCCGGACATCGACGGCATGACGATCTGCAAACAGAGCCGCGAAAACACGGATATGCCGATTATGATGCTCTCCGCCAAAGACGATATCGAAACCAAAGTCGCCTGTCTCGACCTTGGCGCCAACGATTATCTGACCAAACCGTTCAACAGCCAGGAACTTTTCGCCCGCATCCGCGTCCTGCTGCGGGAACGGGGCAACGGAAGTCCGGCGGAAAACACCTTGCATCTGAAGGACATGAAGCTATTTCTCGACCGGCATGAAGTACAGCTTGACGATACCCGCATCTTGCTGACAAAGAAAGAATTCGAACTTCTGTCTTATCTGATCCGCAACAAGAACATCGTCCTCACGCGGGAACGGATCCTGGAAGAAGTCTGGGGATATGAATACATCGGCGATACGAATGTCGTCGATGTCTATATCCGGTATATTCGCGGCAAACTGGGAAAGGAGCGCGCCAAAAAGTATATTTATACGATTCGCGGCGTCGGCTATGTGGCAAAAGATTAA
- the lspA gene encoding signal peptidase II produces the protein MQVIGIALLVIFLDQGSKFLIRQVMVLHESVPVVPGIFHISYILNRGAAFGILENQQWFFLAIAAVLVGLYVLFRRKIPRQGCVQYGLGLLLGGAFGNAVDRFFHGAVTDFFDFRVWPVFNVADMGIVAGVVLLLWYSWTHDREGERRP, from the coding sequence GTGCAGGTTATCGGCATCGCCTTGTTGGTTATTTTTCTCGATCAGGGAAGCAAGTTTCTGATACGGCAGGTCATGGTTCTTCACGAATCGGTACCTGTCGTTCCGGGAATTTTTCATATTTCGTATATATTGAACCGAGGGGCCGCTTTCGGTATTCTGGAGAATCAGCAATGGTTTTTTTTGGCTATTGCCGCCGTTCTCGTCGGTCTGTATGTGCTGTTCCGGCGCAAAATACCGCGGCAAGGCTGTGTGCAGTACGGGCTCGGACTGCTGCTCGGCGGTGCTTTCGGGAATGCCGTCGACCGTTTTTTCCACGGCGCCGTCACGGATTTTTTCGATTTTCGCGTGTGGCCCGTTTTTAACGTCGCCGATATGGGAATCGTCGCCGGCGTCGTTTTGTTGTTGTGGTATTCCTGGACGCATGATCGGGAAGGAGAGAGGAGACCGTGA
- a CDS encoding RluA family pseudouridine synthase codes for METRAVTLTAAEEGLRLDACLARQLSLSRAFVQTLIREGRATVGGKAVKANYRVSAGELLTVLLPEAAAETTAAEDIPLQIVYEDSDIIVIDKARGMVVHPAAGNRHGTLVNALLHHCHGELSGINGVIRPGIVHRLDKDTSGIMVAAKTDAAHRGLAAQIKAHTARRSYWALVHGNIVETKGVIDGAIGRHPKDRIKMAVVAKNGREAVTHFTVQRRYGEYTWVECRLETGRTHQIRVHMAYIGHPVVNDPLYGYKKDAFPIVGQALHSHTLDLVHPVTGQAMHFEAPAPADFLACLAAAAGSEG; via the coding sequence ATGGAAACGCGAGCAGTTACGCTGACGGCGGCGGAAGAAGGACTGCGCCTTGATGCCTGTCTGGCGCGGCAGTTGTCCCTTTCCCGCGCTTTTGTGCAGACGCTGATCCGTGAGGGACGGGCGACTGTCGGTGGCAAGGCCGTAAAGGCCAATTATCGCGTGTCCGCCGGGGAGCTGCTGACCGTTTTGTTGCCGGAAGCGGCGGCGGAAACGACGGCGGCAGAGGATATTCCGCTGCAGATCGTTTATGAAGACAGCGATATCATCGTTATCGATAAGGCGCGCGGCATGGTCGTCCATCCGGCGGCGGGAAACCGTCACGGCACCTTGGTCAATGCCTTGCTCCATCATTGCCACGGCGAGCTGTCCGGCATAAACGGTGTTATCCGTCCCGGCATCGTTCACCGCCTGGACAAGGATACGTCGGGGATCATGGTGGCTGCCAAGACGGATGCGGCTCATCGCGGACTGGCGGCGCAGATCAAGGCTCATACGGCGCGGCGCAGCTATTGGGCCCTCGTTCACGGCAATATTGTCGAGACGAAGGGGGTTATTGACGGCGCTATCGGACGGCATCCGAAAGACAGGATTAAAATGGCCGTCGTCGCCAAAAACGGCAGAGAGGCGGTTACGCATTTTACGGTGCAGCGGCGGTACGGCGAATACACGTGGGTCGAATGCCGTCTGGAAACGGGACGAACCCATCAGATCCGCGTCCATATGGCCTATATCGGCCATCCTGTCGTCAATGATCCGTTGTACGGCTATAAAAAGGACGCCTTCCCTATTGTCGGGCAGGCGCTGCATTCACATACGTTGGATCTGGTTCATCCCGTTACGGGACAGGCCATGCATTTTGAGGCGCCGGCGCCGGCCGATTTTCTCGCTTGTCTGGCCGCGGCTGCCGGCAGTGAAGGATAG
- the pyrR gene encoding bifunctional pyr operon transcriptional regulator/uracil phosphoribosyltransferase PyrR has product MEKIKTVLLDEKAIGRAVRRIAHEIIERNKGLENTILVGIHTRGVPLAKRLAVELEAIEGLSVPVFDLDISAYRDDGKRRIEKVGSGQPAFDGDGKTIVLVDDVLFTGRTVRSALNAIMESGRPQFIELAVLIDRGHRELPIRADYVGKSVPTSRRETVAVRLSETDAVNQVVLCEET; this is encoded by the coding sequence ATGGAAAAAATCAAAACCGTATTGTTGGACGAAAAGGCGATCGGCAGGGCTGTTCGCCGTATTGCCCACGAAATTATCGAACGCAATAAGGGGCTGGAGAATACGATCCTCGTCGGGATTCACACGCGCGGTGTGCCGCTGGCCAAGCGACTGGCCGTGGAACTGGAAGCGATCGAAGGTCTGTCCGTGCCGGTCTTCGACTTGGATATATCGGCATACAGGGACGACGGCAAAAGGCGCATCGAAAAAGTCGGCAGCGGGCAGCCGGCTTTTGACGGCGACGGCAAGACGATCGTTCTCGTCGACGATGTCCTGTTTACGGGCAGGACGGTGCGTTCGGCGCTGAACGCCATTATGGAGTCGGGCAGGCCGCAGTTTATCGAGCTGGCCGTATTGATTGACCGCGGCCATCGGGAACTGCCGATTCGCGCGGATTATGTCGGTAAGAGCGTGCCGACGTCACGGCGCGAAACCGTTGCCGTTCGCCTGTCCGAAACGGACGCTGTCAATCAGGTCGTCTTGTGTGAAGAAACGTAA
- a CDS encoding LacI family DNA-binding transcriptional regulator: MPTIKDIAKEAGVSIATVSIVLNGKGKERKISQDTQRKITEIANAMNYVPNQSAKKLRASSADGYSIAFYWATDFRINYLARITLGIQREMMRQNRIAHLTVVPYKVDQLQKQLETEQNKYFNGIIIANMSNSDMDYLNSISLPCPVVLFNRTSEKYSSVTMDNYEVGRNVARHFLKKGIYDAGVLTHDTTFPIMRMWMNGFLDTFAAAGHPIPTERIILCSTSSASAVDVFKELHAAHRLPQALFCESDVLAHGVLYACHSLGTVIPDELEIFTVGINMPEMNDFAVPALSRIDIPMGTIGEECMRLMLDLLEKKRPNPTIVYVDGKEIIAQSSP, encoded by the coding sequence ATGCCGACAATCAAAGATATCGCCAAGGAGGCCGGCGTCTCCATCGCGACGGTATCGATAGTCCTGAACGGAAAAGGAAAAGAACGGAAAATTTCGCAAGACACGCAACGGAAAATCACGGAAATCGCCAATGCCATGAACTACGTCCCGAACCAATCGGCAAAAAAATTGCGCGCATCCAGTGCCGACGGTTATTCCATAGCCTTCTACTGGGCTACGGACTTCCGTATCAACTATTTGGCCCGTATTACGTTGGGAATTCAGCGCGAAATGATGCGGCAAAACCGCATTGCCCATCTGACAGTCGTTCCCTACAAGGTCGATCAGCTGCAAAAACAGCTGGAAACGGAACAGAACAAGTATTTTAACGGCATTATCATTGCCAACATGTCCAACAGCGACATGGATTATTTAAACTCCATCAGCCTTCCCTGTCCGGTCGTGCTCTTTAACCGCACGTCCGAAAAATACAGCAGCGTGACGATGGACAACTACGAAGTGGGCCGCAACGTGGCACGGCATTTCCTGAAAAAGGGAATCTACGATGCCGGCGTGTTGACGCACGATACGACGTTTCCCATTATGCGCATGTGGATGAACGGCTTCCTCGATACGTTTGCGGCGGCAGGCCACCCGATTCCGACCGAACGGATCATCCTCTGCAGCACCTCGTCGGCCAGCGCCGTCGACGTTTTCAAAGAACTTCACGCCGCACACCGGCTGCCGCAGGCCCTTTTTTGCGAATCCGACGTCTTGGCGCACGGCGTCCTTTATGCCTGTCATTCCCTGGGAACCGTCATCCCCGATGAACTGGAAATCTTCACCGTCGGTATCAACATGCCGGAAATGAACGACTTCGCCGTACCGGCGCTGTCGCGTATCGACATTCCCATGGGCACGATCGGCGAAGAATGTATGCGCCTGATGCTGGATCTGCTGGAAAAGAAACGGCCGAATCCGACGATCGTCTACGTTGACGGCAAAGAAATCATCGCCCAATCGTCACCGTAA
- a CDS encoding hotdog domain-containing protein produces the protein MEGNDKHIKTAHMVLGRDLNHHDTLFAGQGASYLIECGFLAAQGFLDTTDIVFLGLDGFRFWRPVRKGETFALESTLVAAGRTSVAVHVLLTVHDEAAAEAFATFVRVDGGGNATAHGLSLPPLTGAAALLRQRYDRYQEAGR, from the coding sequence GTGGAAGGAAACGATAAGCATATTAAAACGGCCCATATGGTATTGGGCCGGGATCTGAATCATCATGACACGCTGTTCGCCGGACAGGGAGCTTCCTATCTGATTGAATGCGGTTTTTTGGCGGCGCAGGGATTTTTGGACACGACGGATATCGTGTTTCTCGGTCTTGACGGTTTCCGCTTTTGGCGGCCCGTCCGTAAGGGGGAAACGTTTGCGCTGGAAAGCACGCTTGTCGCGGCAGGCAGGACGAGTGTCGCCGTCCATGTGCTGCTGACCGTTCATGATGAGGCGGCGGCGGAAGCCTTTGCGACCTTTGTTCGCGTTGACGGCGGCGGCAACGCGACGGCGCACGGCCTGAGCCTGCCGCCGCTGACCGGGGCCGCCGCTCTGTTGCGGCAGCGGTATGACCGCTATCAGGAGGCCGGACGATGA
- a CDS encoding nicotinate-nucleotide--dimethylbenzimidazole phosphoribosyltransferase has protein sequence MTFAAEVDELLRNLAKPPGSLGLLEAQARQVFLAWGNTETAFRPKHIIFAADNGITRSGAVQQLAEITYMQSRQMVEGVSAVTCFCRCNGIPYEVVDVGIDSDDGVGIDRKIRRGTRDFAVEPAMTAAELERALAIGGERAAAAKRDGYTCLSFGEMGIGNTTTSAAVLTALLPDHTPWLAGYGSARGNYRLLRHKEELVRQGLLAYPQIRGNALEALRCVGGYDLAALCGAMTACAELRLPFFIDGFITAAALACAVTLEPSVRAYALLSHLSREPGMAAALRYIGRDENEVILHGGMSLGEGSGAVLAVVLLRSMLYAVRHMATLDGINAAAARRRAERDGKGRNVGGNTDR, from the coding sequence ATGACCTTTGCTGCAGAAGTGGATGAACTGCTGCGCAACTTGGCGAAGCCGCCGGGCAGTCTCGGACTCCTGGAAGCACAGGCGCGGCAGGTATTCCTGGCCTGGGGCAATACGGAAACGGCGTTTCGGCCGAAACATATCATTTTTGCCGCCGACAATGGCATTACCCGCTCCGGCGCCGTGCAGCAGCTGGCGGAAATCACGTACATGCAAAGCCGGCAGATGGTGGAAGGCGTATCGGCAGTGACCTGCTTTTGCCGCTGCAACGGGATTCCGTACGAAGTTGTCGATGTCGGCATTGACAGTGATGACGGCGTCGGCATCGATCGGAAGATTCGCCGCGGCACGCGGGACTTCGCCGTTGAGCCGGCGATGACGGCGGCGGAACTGGAACGGGCGCTGGCCATCGGCGGTGAACGGGCGGCGGCGGCGAAACGGGACGGCTATACTTGTCTTTCTTTCGGGGAAATGGGCATCGGCAATACGACGACGTCGGCAGCGGTCCTGACGGCGCTCCTGCCCGATCATACGCCGTGGCTGGCAGGCTACGGTTCGGCGCGGGGCAATTACCGACTCCTGCGGCACAAGGAGGAGCTGGTACGGCAAGGACTGCTTGCTTACCCGCAGATACGGGGCAATGCGCTGGAGGCGCTGCGCTGTGTCGGCGGCTATGATCTGGCCGCGCTCTGCGGCGCCATGACGGCCTGCGCCGAACTGCGGCTGCCTTTTTTTATCGACGGCTTTATTACGGCGGCGGCGCTGGCCTGCGCCGTGACGCTGGAACCGTCGGTTCGCGCTTACGCTCTTTTATCGCATTTGTCGCGAGAGCCGGGGATGGCGGCGGCCCTTCGCTATATCGGCCGTGATGAAAACGAGGTTATTTTGCACGGCGGCATGTCTCTCGGAGAAGGCAGCGGCGCCGTTTTGGCTGTCGTACTCTTGCGCTCCATGCTTTATGCCGTCCGGCATATGGCGACGCTGGACGGCATCAATGCGGCAGCGGCGCGGCGACGGGCGGAACGGGACGGGAAAGGAAGGAATGTCGGTGGAAATACGGATAGATGA
- a CDS encoding type II toxin-antitoxin system RelB/DinJ family antitoxin, with amino-acid sequence MEIRIDEDVRRGAAAVFERLGLSEEEAVTLFYKRTIAAGRLPFGAAGTEGKEKVRRKRMNERFAEWDAR; translated from the coding sequence GTGGAAATACGGATAGATGAAGACGTGCGCCGCGGCGCCGCTGCCGTTTTCGAGCGGTTGGGATTGTCGGAGGAAGAGGCGGTCACCCTGTTTTATAAGCGGACGATTGCAGCGGGCCGGCTGCCCTTCGGGGCGGCAGGGACGGAGGGCAAGGAAAAGGTCAGGCGCAAGCGGATGAACGAGCGTTTTGCCGAATGGGACGCGCGGTGA